One window from the genome of Lathamus discolor isolate bLatDis1 chromosome 24, bLatDis1.hap1, whole genome shotgun sequence encodes:
- the SYT11 gene encoding synaptotagmin-11 isoform X2, protein MAEITGVRPGFDVSPVVAGLIGATVLVVSVSVTVFVWTCCHQQAEKKHKTPPYKFIHMLKGISIYPETLSNKKKIIRIRRDKNGAPKEAGRGNLSVDAAEAGLTGSEKAPDGPSAAPRVDQLPIKVDYGDELSPDQSLTPGGSKTSSPSSPGDEVLLGELTFSVDYNFPKKALVVTIQEAHGLPVMDEHTQSSDPYIKMTILPDKRHRVKTRVLRKTLEPVFDETFTFYGIPYSQLQDLVLHFLVLSFDRFSRDDVIGEVMVPLAGVDPSTGKVQLTREILKRNIQKCISRGELQVSLSYQPVAQRMTVVVLKARHLPKMDITGLSDPYVKVNVYYGRKRIAKKKTHVKKCTLNPVFNESFIYDIPADLLPDISIEFLVIDFDRTTKNEVVGRLILGAHSVTAAGAEHWREVCDNPRKPIAKWHSLSEY, encoded by the exons ATGGCGGAGATCACCGGCGTCCGCCCCGGCTTCG ATGTCTCTCCAGTGGTGGCAGGCCTCATTGGTGCTACTGTGCTCGTGGTTTCTGTCTCAGTAACAGTTTTTGTGTGGACATGCTGTCACCAGCAAGCAGAAAAGAAGCACAAAACCCCCCCGTATAAGTTCATTCACATGTTGAAAGGCATCAGCATCTACCCAGAGACCTTgagcaacaagaagaaaatcatCCGCATCCGGAGAGACAAGAATGGCGCTCCCAAGGAGGCAGGAAGGGGAAACCTCTCGGTGGATGCTGCTGAAGCCGGTTTAACAGGCTCTGAGAAAGCTCCCGACGGGCCAAGCGCAGCCCCTCGCGTCGACCAGCTCCCCATCAAAGTCGATTACGGAGATGAACTAAGTCCGGATCAAAGCCTCACTCCGGGAGGAAGCAAAACGTCCTCGCCGTCGTCTCCGGGGGACGAGGTCCTGCTGGGCGAGCTGACTTTCTCCGTGGACTACAACTTCCCCAAGAAAGCCCTGGTCGTCACCATCCAGGAGGCTCACGGGCTGCCGGTGATGGACGAGCACACGCAGAGCTCTGACCCCTACATCAAGATGACAATTCTTCCAGACAAAAGGCACCGGGTGAAGACTCGGGTGCTCCGCAAGACGCTGGAGCCGGTGTTCGATGAGACCTTCACCTTCTACGGGATCCCCTACAGCCAGCTCCAGGACCTGGTGCTCCACTTCCTCGTGCTCAGCTTCGACCGCTTCTCCCGGGATGACGTGATCGGAGAGGTCATGGTGCCCCTCGCAGGCGTGGATCCGAGCACCGGGAAGGTCCAGCTCACCCGGGAGATCCTCAAAAGGAACATACAA AAGTGCATCAGCAGAGGGGAGCTGCAGGTCTCCTTGTCCTACCAGCCCGTGGCTCAGAGGATGACTGTCGTGGTGCTGAAAGCCAGGCACTTGCCAAAGATGGACATCACCGGCCTCTCAG ATCCCTACGTGAAGGTGAACGTTTACTACGGCAGGAAGCGCATCGCCAAGAAGAAGACTCACGTGAAGAAGTGCACTTTGAACCCCGTCTTCAACGAGTCCTTCATCTACGACATCCCCGCGGATCTGCTGCCCGACATCAGCATCGAGTTCCTGGTCATCGACTTCGACCGCACCACCAAGAACGAGGTGGTGGGGAGGCTGATCCTGGGCGCGCACAGCGTCACGGCGGCCGGGGCCGAGCACTGGCGGGAGGTGTGTGACAACCCCAGGAAGCCCATTGCCAAGTGGCACAGCCTGAGCGAGTACTAG
- the SYT11 gene encoding synaptotagmin-11 isoform X1 has product MAEITGVRPGFDVSPVVAGLIGATVLVVSVSVTVFVWTCCHQQAEKKHKTPPYKFIHMLKGISIYPETLSNKKKIIRIRRDKNGAPKEAGRGNLSVDAAEAGLTGSEKAPDGPSAAPRVDQLPIKVDYGDELSPDQSLTPGGSKTSSPSSPGDEVLLGELTFSVDYNFPKKALVVTIQEAHGLPVMDEHTQSSDPYIKMTILPDKRHRVKTRVLRKTLEPVFDETFTFYGIPYSQLQDLVLHFLVLSFDRFSRDDVIGEVMVPLAGVDPSTGKVQLTREILKRNIQKCISRGELQVSLSYQPVAQRMTVVVLKARHLPKMDITGLSGNPYVKVNVYYGRKRIAKKKTHVKKCTLNPVFNESFIYDIPADLLPDISIEFLVIDFDRTTKNEVVGRLILGAHSVTAAGAEHWREVCDNPRKPIAKWHSLSEY; this is encoded by the exons ATGGCGGAGATCACCGGCGTCCGCCCCGGCTTCG ATGTCTCTCCAGTGGTGGCAGGCCTCATTGGTGCTACTGTGCTCGTGGTTTCTGTCTCAGTAACAGTTTTTGTGTGGACATGCTGTCACCAGCAAGCAGAAAAGAAGCACAAAACCCCCCCGTATAAGTTCATTCACATGTTGAAAGGCATCAGCATCTACCCAGAGACCTTgagcaacaagaagaaaatcatCCGCATCCGGAGAGACAAGAATGGCGCTCCCAAGGAGGCAGGAAGGGGAAACCTCTCGGTGGATGCTGCTGAAGCCGGTTTAACAGGCTCTGAGAAAGCTCCCGACGGGCCAAGCGCAGCCCCTCGCGTCGACCAGCTCCCCATCAAAGTCGATTACGGAGATGAACTAAGTCCGGATCAAAGCCTCACTCCGGGAGGAAGCAAAACGTCCTCGCCGTCGTCTCCGGGGGACGAGGTCCTGCTGGGCGAGCTGACTTTCTCCGTGGACTACAACTTCCCCAAGAAAGCCCTGGTCGTCACCATCCAGGAGGCTCACGGGCTGCCGGTGATGGACGAGCACACGCAGAGCTCTGACCCCTACATCAAGATGACAATTCTTCCAGACAAAAGGCACCGGGTGAAGACTCGGGTGCTCCGCAAGACGCTGGAGCCGGTGTTCGATGAGACCTTCACCTTCTACGGGATCCCCTACAGCCAGCTCCAGGACCTGGTGCTCCACTTCCTCGTGCTCAGCTTCGACCGCTTCTCCCGGGATGACGTGATCGGAGAGGTCATGGTGCCCCTCGCAGGCGTGGATCCGAGCACCGGGAAGGTCCAGCTCACCCGGGAGATCCTCAAAAGGAACATACAA AAGTGCATCAGCAGAGGGGAGCTGCAGGTCTCCTTGTCCTACCAGCCCGTGGCTCAGAGGATGACTGTCGTGGTGCTGAAAGCCAGGCACTTGCCAAAGATGGACATCACCGGCCTCTCAGGTA ATCCCTACGTGAAGGTGAACGTTTACTACGGCAGGAAGCGCATCGCCAAGAAGAAGACTCACGTGAAGAAGTGCACTTTGAACCCCGTCTTCAACGAGTCCTTCATCTACGACATCCCCGCGGATCTGCTGCCCGACATCAGCATCGAGTTCCTGGTCATCGACTTCGACCGCACCACCAAGAACGAGGTGGTGGGGAGGCTGATCCTGGGCGCGCACAGCGTCACGGCGGCCGGGGCCGAGCACTGGCGGGAGGTGTGTGACAACCCCAGGAAGCCCATTGCCAAGTGGCACAGCCTGAGCGAGTACTAG